The following coding sequences are from one Borrelia parkeri window:
- the guaB gene encoding IMP dehydrogenase: MIEKIVKEALTFDDVSLIPRKSSVLPSDVDLKTKLTKNISLNIPFLSSAMDTVTESRMAIAMAKEGGIGIIHKNLTIEAQRKEVEIVKVYHRTGIIKNPITIDENANVQEAKILIAKHKISALPVTDKTGKILGLVTNRDIKYITDNNVPVINAMTKKLITAKEDITLTEAKEILFRHKIEKLLIVDESNNLRGLITCKDIDHVEHQEYFPNACKDVKNRLRVGAAVSIDVDTLERVEELVKADVDVIAIDSAHGHSTRVIELVSKIKNKYPNLDVIAGNIVTKEAALDLIDAGADCLKVGIGPGSICTTRIVAGVGVPQLTAIHDVFEACKHTNTCIIADGGIRFSGDIVKAIAAGADSVMIGNLFAGAHESPSEEIIYNGKKFKVYVGMGSLSAMARGSKSRYFQFENKESPGKLIPEGIEGMVPYVGKLKDIIFQLKGGLMSGMGYLGVGTILELKTNARFVKISSASLRESHTHDVLENNK; encoded by the coding sequence TTGATAGAAAAAATAGTAAAAGAAGCTTTGACTTTTGATGATGTTTCTTTAATTCCTAGAAAATCATCTGTATTGCCCAGTGATGTTGATTTAAAGACAAAGTTGACAAAGAATATATCTTTAAATATACCTTTTTTAAGCTCCGCCATGGATACAGTTACAGAAAGCCGAATGGCAATAGCTATGGCTAAAGAGGGTGGAATAGGAATTATACATAAAAATCTTACCATTGAAGCTCAAAGGAAAGAAGTAGAAATAGTAAAGGTTTATCACCGAACCGGAATTATAAAAAATCCTATCACTATTGATGAGAATGCAAATGTACAGGAAGCTAAGATATTAATTGCAAAACATAAGATCTCTGCATTGCCTGTTACAGATAAAACAGGTAAAATATTAGGTCTAGTAACTAATAGAGACATTAAATATATTACGGATAATAATGTTCCTGTAATAAATGCAATGACAAAAAAATTAATTACAGCAAAAGAAGATATAACGTTAACAGAAGCGAAAGAAATATTATTTAGACATAAGATAGAAAAGCTACTTATTGTTGATGAGTCAAACAATTTAAGAGGATTAATAACCTGTAAAGACATAGATCATGTGGAGCATCAAGAGTATTTTCCTAATGCATGCAAAGATGTGAAAAATAGGCTAAGAGTAGGAGCAGCTGTTTCTATTGATGTTGATACTTTAGAGCGTGTTGAAGAATTAGTCAAAGCGGATGTTGATGTAATTGCTATTGATTCTGCACATGGACATTCTACGAGAGTAATTGAGCTTGTAAGTAAAATTAAAAATAAATACCCAAATTTGGATGTTATTGCAGGTAATATAGTAACTAAGGAAGCAGCCCTTGATTTAATTGATGCAGGAGCAGACTGTTTGAAGGTTGGAATAGGTCCAGGAAGTATATGTACAACAAGAATAGTTGCAGGAGTTGGAGTACCTCAGTTAACTGCAATTCATGATGTTTTTGAAGCTTGTAAACATACAAATACTTGTATTATAGCGGATGGTGGAATTAGATTTTCAGGAGATATAGTTAAAGCAATTGCAGCTGGAGCTGATAGTGTGATGATAGGCAATCTTTTTGCTGGTGCTCATGAATCCCCCTCAGAGGAAATAATTTATAATGGAAAAAAATTTAAAGTTTATGTCGGTATGGGCTCTCTTTCTGCTATGGCTAGGGGTTCCAAATCAAGATATTTCCAATTTGAAAATAAAGAATCCCCTGGTAAATTGATCCCTGAAGGCATTGAAGGAATGGTTCCTTATGTTGGAAAATTAAAAGACATTATATTTCAATTAAAGGGAGGTCTAATGTCTGGAATGGGTTACTTGGGAGTGGGAACAATATTAGAATTAAAGACAAACGCTAGATTTGTAAAAATAAGCTCTGCTTCTTTAAGAGAATCCCATACACATGATGTTTTGGAAAATAACAAATGA
- the guaA gene encoding glutamine-hydrolyzing GMP synthase translates to MNNNVVIVLDFGSQYSQLIARKIREMGVYTIVIAYSISAEEIKDMYPVGIILSGGPASVYLDEAPTVDIDIFSLGVPILGICYGMQLIIKLFGGVISKCDKQEFGNTELFIEDDQSNLFFGLSNKLKVMMSHGDNIEKVPSNFKQIAYTETCIASVFNEEQKIYGLQFHPEVTCSEVGNQILKNFVFKICQAQVNWSLSSSIDDFVEKIRLQVGDKRVILGLSGGTDSLVCALLINNAIKSNLICVFIDTGLLRKNEVKEILELGRRYNLNIKYVNSSSIFLKNLENIDEPEEKRKIIGRTFVEIFEKVALEDKDVEFLAQGTIYSDVIESESRNNVFSSHIKSHHNVGGLPEKIRLKLLEPLRELFKDEVIQLGIQLGIKENALYRHPFPGPGLAIRIIGKITQEKINILQGADSILIEELLANNLYYKIRQAFVVLLPVKSVGVMGDNRTYEYTAVIRCVNTLDFMTANWVELPYDFLRKVSSRIINEVRGINRVCYDISSKPPATIEWE, encoded by the coding sequence GTGAATAATAATGTGGTGATTGTATTAGATTTTGGCTCTCAGTATAGTCAATTGATTGCAAGAAAAATTAGAGAGATGGGTGTTTATACAATAGTCATTGCATATTCTATTTCTGCAGAAGAGATTAAAGATATGTATCCTGTGGGGATAATTTTAAGCGGAGGGCCTGCTTCTGTTTATCTCGACGAAGCTCCTACTGTGGATATTGATATTTTTAGCTTAGGTGTACCGATTTTAGGAATATGTTATGGAATGCAGCTAATCATTAAATTGTTTGGGGGCGTAATTTCTAAATGCGATAAGCAAGAATTTGGTAATACTGAGCTATTTATCGAAGATGATCAATCTAATTTATTTTTTGGTCTTTCCAATAAGTTAAAAGTAATGATGAGTCATGGAGACAATATTGAAAAAGTTCCAAGCAATTTCAAACAAATAGCTTATACTGAAACTTGTATTGCTTCTGTATTTAATGAAGAGCAAAAAATTTATGGATTACAATTTCACCCAGAGGTAACTTGTTCAGAGGTTGGTAATCAAATACTTAAAAATTTTGTTTTTAAAATTTGCCAAGCTCAGGTGAACTGGAGTTTAAGTAGTAGCATAGATGATTTTGTGGAAAAAATAAGACTTCAAGTAGGTGATAAGAGAGTAATTTTGGGACTTTCTGGTGGAACAGATTCTTTAGTATGTGCATTACTTATTAATAATGCAATAAAAAGTAATTTAATCTGTGTTTTTATCGATACTGGCTTGTTACGCAAAAATGAAGTTAAGGAGATATTAGAACTTGGTAGACGGTACAATTTAAACATAAAATATGTTAATTCTTCTTCAATATTTTTGAAGAATTTAGAAAATATAGATGAACCTGAAGAGAAAAGAAAAATTATAGGAAGAACATTTGTAGAGATTTTTGAAAAGGTTGCTTTAGAAGACAAAGATGTAGAATTTTTGGCACAAGGAACGATTTATTCAGATGTAATTGAGTCTGAATCGAGAAATAATGTTTTTTCATCACATATCAAATCACATCATAATGTAGGGGGCCTTCCAGAAAAAATTAGATTAAAACTTTTAGAACCGTTAAGGGAGCTTTTTAAAGATGAAGTAATCCAATTAGGGATTCAATTAGGGATTAAAGAGAATGCTCTTTATAGACATCCCTTCCCAGGTCCAGGATTGGCAATAAGAATAATTGGCAAGATCACTCAAGAAAAAATTAATATTCTTCAGGGAGCTGATAGTATTTTAATAGAAGAGCTTTTGGCAAATAATTTATATTATAAGATAAGACAAGCATTTGTAGTTTTATTGCCTGTAAAATCTGTTGGAGTGATGGGGGATAACAGAACATATGAATATACAGCTGTTATTCGATGTGTTAATACTTTAGACTTTATGACTGCTAATTGGGTTGAATTACCTTATGATTTTTTAAGAAAAGTTTCTTCAAGAATAATTAATGAGGTCAGAGGTATAAATAGAGTTTGTTATGATATTTCTTCTAAGCCCCCAGCAACAATAGAATGGGAATAA
- a CDS encoding 5'-methylthioadenosine/adenosylhomocysteine nucleosidase, with product MCNHKYLVFKLLIFLLVCFNGYAISNKNSNILVVFAMDSEASELNKLMSRKEEIVLKYYGFNKKIVKGKISNRNVISAVVGIGKVNTSLWTSYLLSKYNISHIINCGVAGGVVNPKVSNLKVGDIVVSSEVAYHDFDLVKFGHKIGQVPELPQKFSSDRNLIEKALKAIKANLKGVNGYSGLILTGDQFIEPVYLTKIVSNFEDVIAVDMEGAALGHVAHVFNVPFIVVKSISDIVNNEGNEVEYKEFLKLAAVNAAKMVQEILQLL from the coding sequence ATGTGTAATCATAAATATTTGGTGTTTAAATTATTAATTTTTTTATTAGTTTGTTTCAATGGATATGCTATTTCTAATAAAAATAGCAATATTTTAGTAGTGTTTGCTATGGATTCTGAAGCTTCTGAGCTGAATAAGCTTATGTCTCGTAAAGAAGAGATAGTATTGAAGTATTATGGGTTTAATAAAAAAATTGTTAAAGGCAAGATATCTAATCGCAATGTTATTTCTGCTGTTGTGGGTATTGGAAAGGTAAATACAAGTTTATGGACTAGTTATCTTTTGTCAAAATATAATATAAGTCATATAATTAATTGTGGGGTTGCTGGTGGGGTTGTTAACCCTAAGGTAAGTAATCTTAAGGTGGGAGACATAGTGGTATCTTCAGAGGTGGCTTATCATGACTTTGATTTGGTTAAATTTGGACATAAAATTGGACAGGTTCCAGAATTACCTCAGAAATTTAGTAGTGATAGAAATTTGATTGAAAAGGCTTTAAAAGCTATTAAAGCAAATCTTAAAGGTGTTAATGGATATTCAGGATTAATACTAACAGGAGATCAATTTATTGAGCCAGTTTATTTGACAAAGATTGTGTCAAACTTTGAAGATGTTATAGCTGTAGATATGGAGGGTGCGGCATTGGGACATGTTGCTCATGTCTTTAATGTTCCTTTTATAGTTGTTAAATCTATATCTGATATTGTAAACAATGAGGGCAATGAAGTTGAATACAAGGAATTTCTTAAGTTGGCAGCAGTGAATGCAGCTAAAATGGTACAGGAGATCTTGCAATTACTCTAA
- the ade gene encoding adenine deaminase, with product MNLLLIKANYIDILNKEIYPSNITIKNGTIFNIERTNESLKDYVLPGFIDSHIHIESSLLIPSHFAHLVVQHGTVSTISDPHEIANVNGIDGINFMINNSNKIDFKIFFGAPSCVPALPLEIETSGHVLDDKDVDKLLELDNIYYLAEMMNCPGVINRHPKVMNKIHSALKRNKVVDGHAPGLSPESVLKYASAGISTDHECSTIEDARYKLSLGMKILIREGSAAKNFEALHPLISECSGKYRDHLMFCCDDAHPDILLKGHINLMVARAIKYGHDFFDVLRIACINPVMHYKIPVGLLRVGDPADFIITKDLKTFKVDKTYINGKLVFSDGKSYIPLLNENPINNFNCSKKSIEDFKFFTQSKTIPTINCINNQIITNKTMTDNNLLAPNFESNISKDILKIAVINRYNNHNKISIGFIKNFGLKNGAIGSTVAHDSHNIIVLGTSDEYLCKAANLIIENKGGLCALNNQDTLILKLPIAGLMSISPPKEVALKYIQLNNFCRNVLGSNLDSPLMTLSFMSLTVIPHLKINDKGLFDVDSFSFLNF from the coding sequence ATGAATTTATTACTAATTAAAGCAAATTATATCGATATTTTGAATAAAGAAATTTACCCTTCTAATATAACAATAAAAAATGGTACCATTTTCAACATAGAAAGAACTAATGAATCTTTAAAAGACTATGTATTACCAGGATTTATTGATTCTCACATACATATAGAAAGTTCCTTACTTATTCCATCACATTTTGCTCATTTAGTAGTTCAACATGGAACCGTATCTACAATAAGTGATCCCCATGAAATAGCAAATGTCAATGGTATTGATGGTATTAATTTCATGATAAACAACTCTAATAAAATTGATTTCAAAATTTTTTTTGGTGCACCCTCTTGTGTTCCAGCTTTGCCTTTAGAAATTGAAACCTCCGGTCACGTCTTGGATGATAAAGATGTAGATAAACTACTGGAACTAGATAATATCTATTATCTAGCTGAGATGATGAATTGCCCTGGTGTAATCAATAGACACCCTAAAGTAATGAATAAAATTCATTCTGCTTTAAAGCGTAACAAAGTTGTCGACGGACATGCACCCGGTTTATCACCGGAATCAGTTTTAAAGTACGCATCCGCAGGAATTAGTACCGATCATGAATGTTCAACAATAGAAGATGCACGATATAAGTTGTCTTTAGGCATGAAAATCTTAATTAGAGAAGGCAGTGCGGCTAAAAATTTTGAAGCTTTGCACCCTCTAATTAGTGAATGTTCAGGAAAATACCGAGATCATTTAATGTTTTGTTGTGATGACGCACATCCTGATATCTTGCTTAAAGGGCATATAAACTTAATGGTTGCACGTGCCATAAAATATGGTCATGATTTTTTCGATGTTTTAAGAATCGCTTGTATTAACCCTGTTATGCACTATAAAATCCCAGTTGGATTACTACGAGTTGGGGATCCTGCTGATTTTATTATTACTAAAGATCTAAAAACATTTAAAGTAGACAAAACTTACATAAATGGTAAATTGGTATTTAGTGATGGTAAATCATATATCCCACTACTAAATGAAAATCCTATCAATAATTTCAATTGCAGCAAAAAGTCAATTGAAGACTTTAAATTTTTTACACAAAGTAAAACTATACCAACAATTAATTGCATTAATAATCAAATTATCACTAATAAAACCATGACTGACAATAACCTATTAGCACCAAACTTTGAATCAAATATCAGCAAAGACATTTTAAAAATAGCAGTAATAAATCGATACAATAACCACAACAAAATATCGATAGGTTTTATAAAAAATTTTGGACTCAAGAATGGAGCTATTGGAAGCACAGTTGCTCACGACTCTCACAATATCATAGTTCTTGGTACTAGTGATGAATATTTATGTAAAGCAGCAAATCTTATTATTGAGAATAAAGGGGGTTTATGTGCTTTAAATAACCAAGATACCTTAATATTAAAACTGCCAATTGCTGGTTTGATGAGCATTAGCCCACCCAAAGAAGTTGCTTTAAAATATATTCAACTAAATAATTTTTGTAGGAATGTTTTAGGTTCTAATTTAGATTCTCCCTTAATGACATTATCTTTCATGTCATTAACGGTAATTCCTCACTTAAAAATAAATGACAAAGGACTGTTTGATGTTGACTCTTTTTCATTTTTAAATTTCTAG
- a CDS encoding virulence associated lipoprotein — protein sequence MKEYLFVLSIVGFVLIACDVKGHGKGKSGIDNGFGKFVSKSIGVKKTKNSNLIKNTVKVKVKKKTSSDETVFNLRLEIIDLISREIDKIKYSELKIMSEPHDFYGLPFSYILCREKEFVLLCSNSECTRMYRRRFYLSLDYDEHKFEELRACFAKINLSGVVDLLNCIFSVVSCEYQFKLEYLIENMNLKRDILLDMSIRDLYDIKSKLEWILSLKKTWNTGVDEIIGFFNRYFEDTEFMLEDFNHFMNQRFKSLVGQMEKVGMLVAAILELVS from the coding sequence ATGAAGGAATATTTGTTTGTCTTGTCAATTGTAGGGTTTGTACTTATAGCTTGTGATGTTAAGGGCCATGGTAAAGGTAAGTCTGGCATAGATAATGGATTTGGGAAGTTTGTTTCAAAGAGCATTGGAGTTAAAAAAACTAAAAATAGTAATCTTATTAAAAATACTGTTAAGGTAAAAGTGAAGAAAAAAACTTCTTCAGATGAAACAGTCTTTAATTTGCGATTAGAAATAATTGATTTGATATCTAGAGAAATTGACAAGATAAAATATTCTGAATTAAAAATCATGAGTGAACCTCATGATTTTTATGGTTTACCTTTTAGTTACATTCTCTGTAGAGAAAAGGAATTTGTTTTATTGTGTTCTAATTCAGAATGCACCAGAATGTATAGAAGAAGATTTTATTTATCACTTGATTATGATGAGCATAAATTTGAAGAATTAAGGGCATGTTTTGCTAAAATAAACCTTAGTGGGGTTGTTGATCTCTTAAACTGCATTTTTAGTGTGGTATCTTGTGAATATCAGTTCAAGCTTGAATATTTAATTGAAAATATGAATCTTAAAAGAGATATATTGTTGGATATGTCTATTAGAGATTTATATGATATTAAATCAAAGCTTGAATGGATTCTGTCTCTAAAGAAGACGTGGAATACTGGAGTAGATGAAATTATTGGTTTTTTTAATAGGTATTTTGAAGACACAGAGTTTATGTTAGAGGATTTTAATCATTTCATGAATCAACGATTTAAGTCTTTAGTAGGACAAATGGAAAAAGTTGGAATGTTGGTTGCTGCGATTTTGGAATTGGTGTCTTAA
- a CDS encoding NCS2 family permease has translation MSKGRETLMSQIKNNSLDYKTEIIAGLTTFLSMAYIIIVNPYILSSAGMPLGALVTATCLTAGFATIFMGVFTNTPLALASGMGINAFFAFSVVKGMNIPWEVALGAVFVEGIIFIILSLSKARESIVNAMPMNLRCAITVGIGLFIAFIGFVNSEIIVRNEATLIGLGNLINLKVFLTLLGIIAIFIFELKMIRGSILLSICITTLMAWCYALFDREAALSIGIRLPDGVLRYESIAPIFNKLNFSYILGENFWNFVFIVFILLFNDLFDTVGTLVGVASKGDLTDNTGKIRNASKILLVDAISTTFGAIMGVSPVTTYVESSTGIAEGGRTGFTSVVTGILFLLAVFFAPLFIAVPSSATSAALIYVGFFMCKEIKNIDFSNMREAIPSFLILFLIPLTYSIASGIGVGIIFYVIINVLHNLFTKESVKIAPTILLLFCIFILKLVFSH, from the coding sequence TTGAGTAAAGGTAGAGAGACATTAATGTCGCAGATTAAAAATAATAGTCTTGATTATAAGACAGAGATTATAGCTGGGCTTACAACATTTTTAAGCATGGCGTATATAATAATTGTTAATCCTTATATACTCTCTAGTGCAGGGATGCCTTTGGGAGCATTGGTAACAGCGACATGTTTAACAGCTGGGTTTGCTACTATTTTTATGGGGGTTTTTACTAATACTCCTTTGGCATTGGCTTCTGGAATGGGAATTAATGCATTTTTTGCATTTTCTGTTGTTAAAGGTATGAATATACCTTGGGAAGTAGCTTTGGGAGCAGTTTTTGTTGAAGGTATTATTTTTATTATTTTATCTTTATCTAAAGCACGTGAGAGCATTGTAAATGCTATGCCGATGAATTTAAGATGTGCTATTACTGTTGGGATAGGATTATTTATTGCCTTTATTGGTTTTGTAAATAGTGAAATAATTGTTAGGAACGAAGCTACATTAATTGGTCTTGGGAATCTTATAAATTTAAAGGTTTTCCTTACCTTGCTAGGTATTATTGCCATATTTATTTTTGAACTTAAAATGATTAGGGGTAGTATATTATTATCAATTTGTATAACTACTTTAATGGCATGGTGTTATGCTCTTTTTGATAGAGAAGCTGCTTTGAGTATAGGAATTAGATTGCCGGATGGTGTTTTAAGATATGAATCAATTGCGCCTATATTTAATAAATTAAACTTTTCTTATATTCTAGGTGAAAATTTTTGGAATTTTGTTTTTATAGTATTTATTTTGTTATTTAATGATCTATTTGATACTGTTGGAACTTTGGTAGGTGTTGCTTCAAAGGGAGATTTGACTGATAATACGGGTAAGATACGTAATGCTAGTAAAATATTACTAGTTGATGCTATTTCTACCACTTTTGGAGCAATTATGGGTGTCTCTCCTGTAACTACTTATGTAGAGAGTTCTACAGGTATAGCTGAGGGTGGAAGAACAGGATTTACATCAGTTGTGACAGGTATTTTATTTTTATTGGCAGTATTTTTTGCACCTTTATTTATTGCTGTTCCTTCTAGTGCAACTTCAGCTGCTTTAATATATGTGGGATTTTTTATGTGTAAAGAAATAAAGAATATAGATTTTTCAAATATGAGAGAAGCTATTCCTAGCTTTTTGATATTGTTTTTGATTCCTTTGACTTATAGTATAGCTTCAGGAATAGGAGTTGGGATAATTTTTTATGTTATTATAAATGTATTGCATAATTTATTTACCAAAGAAAGTGTAAAAATCGCTCCCACCATACTTTTATTATTTTGTATTTTTATTTTAAAGTTAGTATTTTCTCATTAA
- a CDS encoding ImmA/IrrE family metallo-endopeptidase: MKSNNFSSYIKAPYIYSDYIISKYAVLLIPVPIIKIAIGEGLKVFEISFEDKYKNFAGYIKPNKKTIYINETMNLQNKRFAIAQQLGHYLMHKYQVFNPSKRTDTINTQDNQMTIEANIFAANLLIPTTTLKLKVFQYKSIKYPQKVMAKEFQVSENIIHFKLSMLNEIHRLEKENKIQKKLKVKQIDRARAKELLLQNVEKLKESIAIDLEKRENTRKESIKKIFEELE, encoded by the coding sequence ATGAAATCCAATAATTTTAGCTCATATATTAAAGCCCCTTATATTTATTCTGATTATATAATCTCAAAATATGCTGTATTACTAATACCAGTACCAATCATAAAGATTGCCATAGGAGAAGGACTGAAAGTATTTGAAATTTCATTTGAAGACAAATACAAAAATTTTGCCGGATACATTAAACCAAACAAAAAAACTATATATATAAACGAAACAATGAATCTACAAAACAAAAGATTTGCAATAGCACAACAACTTGGCCATTATTTAATGCATAAATACCAAGTTTTTAATCCATCAAAGAGAACAGATACGATTAATACTCAAGATAACCAAATGACAATAGAAGCCAACATATTTGCAGCAAATTTATTAATCCCAACTACTACTTTAAAATTAAAGGTATTTCAATACAAATCGATAAAATATCCGCAAAAAGTAATGGCAAAAGAATTTCAAGTATCTGAAAATATAATACACTTTAAGTTAAGCATGCTTAACGAGATTCACAGACTTGAGAAAGAAAACAAGATACAAAAAAAACTAAAAGTTAAGCAAATAGATAGAGCAAGGGCTAAAGAGCTTTTACTACAAAATGTAGAGAAGCTAAAAGAATCAATAGCTATAGATTTAGAAAAAAGAGAAAATACAAGAAAAGAAAGCATAAAAAAAATCTTCGAAGAATTAGAATAA
- a CDS encoding ankyrin repeat domain-containing protein, whose amino-acid sequence MSYYALSKIFMYLGYIIIGITSFTIFNKNLRVKIKSKIKKFNSLYYLTLFILFITASNLSHYFSEKQLLENFQTFKENFLEVHKINATFLQKYLSKLQEPIKMELMSKLTPINTIFNASFEKYSKNINKPADDIVKNYNAYIKAMNTEIKDRIAKLEEETLPIYNKYKLPSLDNKISEIGVDKDGNIIPVIKDSKGQITDLLFYDQNYNLIPFKEYQKHGVKFEIIKDDNNYFKELLNIYYLDSNNNQVTIDYYKNNIDTIPYYIDLKENKDNFLKSIKLKNEYKTYIEEKRKLKVLVSNDNLNEFKVFLEQKPNAFSLNTIFSDGSPVFIHAVKSKSKNIINYAMSKDFNINLTDQEAKNALHNAIISGYDINFIRSLIERGANPHIRDLNKKLPSDYAPKNEEIYKYLNTITK is encoded by the coding sequence ATGAGTTATTATGCATTAAGCAAAATATTTATGTATCTTGGATATATTATTATAGGAATTACATCCTTCACCATCTTTAACAAAAATTTAAGAGTAAAGATCAAGAGTAAGATAAAAAAGTTTAATTCTCTATATTACTTAACGCTATTTATCCTTTTTATAACCGCTTCTAACTTGTCTCATTATTTCTCAGAAAAACAATTACTAGAAAATTTCCAAACATTCAAAGAAAATTTCCTTGAAGTACACAAAATCAATGCAACATTTTTACAAAAATATCTCTCAAAATTACAAGAACCAATAAAAATGGAATTAATGTCAAAACTAACACCAATAAACACCATATTTAATGCTAGTTTTGAAAAATATTCAAAAAATATAAACAAACCAGCAGATGATATTGTAAAAAATTATAATGCCTATATTAAAGCAATGAACACAGAAATTAAAGACAGGATTGCAAAATTAGAAGAAGAAACTCTACCAATATATAACAAATACAAACTGCCTAGTTTAGATAATAAAATATCAGAAATAGGTGTTGATAAAGATGGAAATATCATTCCCGTAATTAAAGACTCAAAAGGTCAAATAACGGATTTATTATTTTACGATCAAAACTACAATTTAATTCCATTTAAAGAATATCAAAAACATGGGGTTAAATTTGAGATCATTAAAGATGATAACAATTACTTCAAAGAACTACTAAATATCTACTATCTTGATTCAAATAATAATCAAGTTACCATTGATTATTATAAAAATAATATTGATACAATTCCCTACTATATAGATTTAAAAGAGAATAAAGATAATTTTCTGAAAAGTATTAAACTTAAAAACGAATATAAAACATACATCGAAGAAAAACGTAAGCTCAAAGTATTAGTAAGCAATGATAATTTAAACGAATTTAAAGTCTTTCTAGAACAAAAACCAAACGCTTTTTCATTAAACACAATATTCTCCGATGGAAGTCCTGTATTCATTCACGCAGTAAAATCAAAATCTAAGAATATAATAAATTATGCAATGTCAAAAGATTTTAACATCAACCTAACAGATCAGGAAGCCAAAAATGCCCTTCACAATGCCATAATTAGCGGATACGACATAAACTTCATTAGGTCTCTTATAGAACGAGGAGCAAATCCACATATAAGAGACTTAAATAAAAAGCTACCATCGGATTATGCTCCCAAGAACGAAGAAATCTATAAATATTTAAACACTATTACAAAATAA